One stretch of Francisella sp. LA112445 DNA includes these proteins:
- a CDS encoding glycoside hydrolase family 3 protein has protein sequence MYSKIRKKLGQLIMMDFRHWGENSDSQPIPFIKTNQTINNLFKNYNLSGFILFKENIETNEQVISLLRDIQSNIATPLFFATDQEGGRVNRIKQGTSGCGNMALAATNNPENAYIIAKLIGDELYSLGINTNFAPVIDVNSNKNNPIIGVRAYSDNPETVIEYANYTIDGYHDAKVIDCVKHFPGHGDTSSDSHLGSVSVNKSLGDLEKTELLPFQKLVNKYSMVMSAHISMPALDNTTYKSVSTDQDISIPATLSHNIITNLLKEKIGFKGLVVSDAMDMKAIATHFGSIEATKLAILAGIDIVLMPVRVWSEKDIYKLEELFKSLESEYTNNTEFALAVDKAYDKVLEFKQKHSLHKSYIYKLSKEDQINRANLVVNSKKHQEISLKIAKQSISIIKNSGIIPYQLNSNQNILIVDSDRQRLSEFYEILEQITYSQKLNIDIIAKHIDDELEANIQNSNLIILISESLKKYSQRYSTLTSIASNKTINIAALTPYDIDYIDNVKNYVCIYGATSVDQTNYTVTSLKINIQAALENIFCS, from the coding sequence ATGTATTCAAAAATAAGGAAAAAACTTGGTCAATTAATTATGATGGATTTTCGCCACTGGGGTGAAAATTCAGATAGTCAACCTATTCCTTTTATTAAAACAAATCAAACTATTAATAATCTTTTTAAGAATTATAATTTAAGTGGTTTTATTCTTTTTAAAGAAAATATTGAAACTAACGAACAGGTAATTTCTCTTTTAAGAGATATTCAATCAAATATAGCCACCCCACTCTTTTTTGCAACAGATCAAGAAGGTGGTCGAGTTAATCGTATCAAGCAAGGTACAAGTGGCTGTGGTAATATGGCTCTTGCTGCTACAAATAATCCAGAAAATGCCTATATTATAGCGAAGCTTATCGGTGATGAGTTGTATAGTTTAGGAATAAATACAAACTTTGCTCCAGTTATTGATGTTAATTCAAATAAGAATAATCCTATTATTGGAGTTAGAGCGTATTCTGATAATCCAGAGACTGTCATAGAATATGCTAATTATACTATTGATGGGTATCATGATGCTAAGGTTATCGACTGTGTTAAACACTTTCCAGGTCATGGTGATACATCTTCAGATAGTCATTTGGGCAGTGTCAGTGTAAATAAGAGTTTAGGTGATTTGGAAAAAACTGAATTATTACCCTTTCAGAAGTTAGTTAATAAATACAGTATGGTTATGTCGGCACATATCAGTATGCCCGCTTTAGATAATACTACTTATAAATCAGTTTCAACAGATCAAGATATTAGTATACCAGCTACCTTATCTCACAATATAATTACAAATCTCTTAAAAGAAAAAATAGGTTTTAAAGGGTTAGTTGTATCAGATGCTATGGATATGAAAGCTATTGCTACTCATTTTGGTTCTATAGAAGCTACTAAATTAGCAATATTAGCTGGAATTGATATTGTTCTTATGCCGGTAAGAGTATGGTCAGAGAAAGATATTTATAAACTTGAAGAGCTTTTTAAATCTCTTGAAAGTGAGTATACAAATAATACTGAATTTGCACTAGCAGTTGATAAGGCTTATGATAAAGTTTTGGAGTTTAAGCAGAAGCATAGTTTGCATAAGTCATATATCTATAAGCTTTCTAAAGAAGATCAAATTAACAGAGCAAATCTAGTTGTTAACTCTAAAAAACATCAAGAAATATCATTAAAGATAGCTAAACAAAGCATTTCTATAATTAAAAATTCAGGAATCATTCCATATCAATTAAATAGCAACCAAAATATTTTGATTGTAGATTCTGATAGACAAAGATTGAGTGAGTTTTATGAAATATTAGAACAAATAACTTATAGTCAGAAGTTAAATATAGATATTATTGCGAAACATATTGATGATGAGCTTGAAGCAAATATACAAAATAGCAATCTAATTATATTAATATCTGAAAGTTTAAAGAAGTATAGCCAACGATATTCTACTCTAACGTCTATAGCATCTAATAAAACTATAAATATAGCTGCTTTAACCCCTTATGATATTGATTATATTGATAATGTGAAAAATTATGTTTGTATATATGGTGCAACTTCTGTGGACCAAACAAATTATACTGTTACTTCTTTAAAAATAAATATCCAAGCAGCTTTAGAAAATATTTTTTGTAGTTAA
- a CDS encoding DUF2834 domain-containing protein — MKENNNNNSLYIPKCLLILILIPFSILTLLAVWQNGITGIFKHEFANLGGIQVLVDLIISCVFLLVWMYHDARRNNRKFLPWLILTLIAGSFGPLLYLLFDNNKK, encoded by the coding sequence ATGAAAGAAAATAATAATAATAACTCTTTATATATACCTAAATGTCTTTTAATTTTAATATTAATTCCTTTTTCCATATTAACTCTTTTAGCTGTTTGGCAAAATGGGATTACAGGTATATTTAAGCATGAATTTGCAAATTTAGGAGGAATACAGGTTTTAGTTGATTTAATAATCTCATGCGTCTTTCTTTTAGTATGGATGTATCATGATGCTCGTCGTAATAATAGAAAATTTTTACCATGGTTAATATTAACTTTAATTGCAGGATCTTTCGGCCCGCTATTATATTTACTATTTGATAATAATAAAAAATAG
- a CDS encoding 3-hydroxybutyrate dehydrogenase: MSVKNKVTLITGAASGLGLGMATEFAKQGAKVVIADLDLEKSQEVAKDLSLKYDVETLAVQMDVTNEDPVNAGVDSTVEKFGRIDTVINNAGIQIISPIVSFNVSSWKKLFDIHMTGTLLVTQAAMRHMIDLKTGGRIIVVGSVHSVLASKNKAAYVAAKHAQVGFVRALAKEGAEHNISSNLIGPGFVLTPLVEKQIPEQAKELNISEEEVVKNIMLGGTVDGEFTTVQDIADTAIFLAGFKTNALTGQKFLVSHGWGM; the protein is encoded by the coding sequence ATGTCTGTAAAGAATAAAGTTACACTAATAACAGGTGCAGCCTCGGGTTTAGGCTTAGGTATGGCAACAGAGTTTGCAAAACAAGGAGCAAAAGTTGTAATAGCTGACTTAGATTTAGAAAAATCTCAAGAAGTAGCTAAAGATTTATCATTAAAATATGATGTAGAAACTTTAGCAGTACAAATGGATGTCACAAATGAAGACCCAGTAAATGCTGGTGTTGATAGTACTGTAGAGAAGTTTGGACGTATCGATACTGTAATCAATAACGCGGGTATTCAGATAATTTCACCAATAGTTAGCTTTAATGTTTCATCATGGAAAAAATTATTTGATATACATATGACTGGTACTTTACTAGTAACTCAAGCTGCAATGAGACATATGATTGATCTAAAAACTGGTGGTAGAATTATTGTAGTAGGATCTGTTCACTCTGTTCTTGCATCAAAAAATAAAGCAGCATATGTAGCAGCTAAACATGCTCAAGTTGGCTTTGTAAGAGCTCTAGCAAAGGAAGGCGCTGAACATAATATATCATCTAATTTAATTGGTCCTGGCTTTGTTTTAACTCCACTTGTTGAAAAACAAATTCCAGAACAGGCAAAAGAGCTAAATATCTCTGAAGAAGAAGTAGTCAAAAATATTATGCTTGGTGGAACTGTTGATGGTGAGTTTACAACAGTTCAAGATATTGCTGATACTGCTATATTCTTAGCTGGATTTAAAACAAATGCTCTTACTGGACAAAAGTTTTTAGTTAGTCATGGCTGGGGAATGTAA
- the cls gene encoding cardiolipin synthase produces MENFFLSLLYIVEANIVLFVCQALTILVVLKLIVDKKSASNILAWLLAILFIPYIAIPFFFIFQRKDKRSFWQKETMDISQPAIQEICLAKEHKCQNLPMDIINVFSSMGLPTLTGKNSFEIYTDGVKSFQAFIDAINSAEKNIYIQTYVFKNDTTSKLVINALEKKASEGVEVKMMIDSLGSFYVYRHNKKIFKNLRKLGAEVVFFMPVLTNPLRNYINYRNHRKIYIFDNKTAFSGGMNIGDEYMSPIEHEGMWDDLLFKIQGESLLYFLKVFCSDWHFATNQELDFKVNTDTSQDGFIQVIPSGPDLQEDQLYSGLITAINSAKDKLWIITPYLIPSAELYHSIVLAKKRGVEVKIITPKESNHKIVDRARASYIRDFLKYNIDIHFTKNMVHAKAVLIDNNLAMLGSVNLDNRSLFLNYEIATFVYTQSHLKQLYDWANRILADSTKDTNHMTTKRSSLLIESLMKILTPLM; encoded by the coding sequence ATGGAAAATTTCTTTTTAAGTTTACTCTATATAGTAGAAGCAAATATCGTTTTGTTTGTCTGTCAAGCTTTGACAATTCTAGTTGTATTAAAGCTTATTGTCGACAAGAAATCTGCATCAAATATTTTAGCTTGGCTTTTAGCTATACTCTTTATTCCTTATATAGCAATCCCCTTCTTTTTTATATTTCAACGTAAAGATAAGCGTAGCTTCTGGCAAAAAGAGACTATGGATATTAGCCAACCTGCTATTCAGGAAATATGCTTAGCAAAAGAGCATAAATGTCAAAACCTACCTATGGATATTATCAATGTTTTTTCTAGTATGGGGTTACCAACTTTAACAGGAAAAAACTCATTTGAAATATATACAGATGGTGTTAAATCTTTCCAAGCATTTATAGATGCTATCAATTCAGCAGAAAAAAATATCTATATACAAACTTACGTTTTTAAAAATGATACAACATCTAAACTTGTTATAAATGCTTTAGAGAAAAAAGCTAGTGAAGGTGTTGAAGTCAAGATGATGATAGATTCGCTTGGTTCTTTCTATGTTTATAGACATAATAAAAAAATATTTAAAAACTTACGAAAGTTAGGTGCCGAAGTTGTTTTCTTTATGCCTGTTCTGACAAACCCTCTGCGTAATTATATTAACTACAGAAATCATAGGAAAATATATATTTTTGATAATAAAACAGCTTTTAGTGGTGGTATGAATATTGGTGATGAATATATGTCACCAATAGAGCATGAAGGAATGTGGGATGATTTATTATTTAAGATTCAAGGTGAGTCATTACTATATTTTTTAAAAGTCTTTTGCTCAGATTGGCACTTTGCTACAAATCAAGAATTAGATTTTAAAGTAAATACGGATACCTCACAGGACGGCTTCATACAAGTAATTCCATCAGGGCCTGACTTACAAGAAGATCAGCTATATTCAGGATTAATTACTGCCATAAACTCTGCCAAAGATAAGCTATGGATTATAACACCCTATTTAATCCCATCTGCAGAATTATATCACTCGATAGTTTTAGCTAAAAAAAGAGGAGTTGAAGTAAAAATTATAACACCAAAAGAGTCTAATCATAAAATAGTAGATAGAGCTAGAGCTAGCTACATACGAGATTTTCTAAAATATAATATAGATATCCACTTTACGAAGAATATGGTACATGCAAAAGCAGTTTTAATTGATAATAATCTTGCAATGTTAGGTTCAGTAAATTTAGATAATCGTAGTCTATTCTTAAATTATGAAATAGCTACTTTTGTTTATACTCAAAGTCATCTTAAACAGCTATATGATTGGGCAAATAGAATTTTAGCAGACTCTACAAAAGATACAAATCATATGACAACAAAACGCAGTAGTCTATTGATAGAGAGTTTAATGAAGATTTTAACCCCTCTAATGTAA
- the cls gene encoding cardiolipin synthase, whose protein sequence is MDNFLSGLIYVLEANTILFICQVFTIFVVLKLIVDKKSASNIIAWILAILFVPYVAIPFFFIFQRKDKRRFWQKKTMSINGSSSFEKVCLNTNHCQELPMNVITTFLNLELPTLTMHNSFEIYTDGVRSFEAFMQAINLATKSIYIQTYILKNDTTSRLVINALEKKAAEGVDIKIMIDSLGSLYVYFHNKRIFRNLRSLGAKIVFFMPILTNPLRNYINYRNHRKIFIFDNSLAMSGGINIGDEYMSAMYHDGMWSDLLFSLEGESVEHFLKVFRSDWHFATNQELDFKVENIISKKCFTQVVPSGPDMYRNQLYSGLLTAINSAQKRLWIITPYLIPSLDLLQSITLAKCRGVDVKVITPKNSDHKIINRARSSYIRDLLAHNVEVHFTKKMIHAKAILIDSNIAILGSINLDNRSLFLNYEIATFIYTPSEVKKLYLWAQNILKDASQNSSHLPTKRSSLIIESIMKILTPLM, encoded by the coding sequence ATGGATAATTTTCTGTCTGGATTAATATATGTTTTAGAAGCAAACACTATTTTATTTATCTGTCAGGTTTTTACCATATTTGTTGTTTTGAAACTTATTGTTGATAAAAAATCAGCATCTAACATCATCGCTTGGATTTTAGCAATATTGTTTGTGCCTTATGTAGCAATCCCCTTCTTTTTTATATTTCAGCGTAAAGATAAACGCCGGTTTTGGCAAAAAAAGACTATGAGTATTAATGGCTCATCATCTTTTGAAAAGGTATGTCTTAATACTAATCATTGCCAAGAGCTACCTATGAATGTTATTACTACTTTTTTAAATCTTGAGTTACCAACGCTTACTATGCATAACTCTTTTGAAATATATACAGATGGTGTCCGATCTTTTGAAGCATTTATGCAAGCTATTAACTTAGCAACAAAAAGTATATATATCCAAACTTATATACTTAAAAATGATACAACTTCTAGGCTAGTTATAAATGCATTAGAGAAAAAGGCAGCAGAAGGCGTTGATATCAAAATAATGATTGACTCTTTAGGATCATTGTATGTTTATTTTCACAATAAAAGAATATTTAGAAATCTACGTTCACTAGGTGCAAAAATAGTATTTTTTATGCCTATACTTACAAACCCTTTACGTAATTATATTAACTATAGAAATCATCGTAAGATTTTTATCTTTGATAATAGTTTGGCTATGAGTGGTGGGATTAATATTGGTGATGAATATATGTCTGCCATGTATCATGATGGTATGTGGAGCGATCTTTTATTTAGTTTAGAAGGAGAATCTGTAGAGCATTTTCTAAAAGTTTTTCGCTCAGATTGGCACTTTGCTACAAATCAAGAGCTAGATTTTAAAGTAGAAAATATTATTAGTAAAAAATGCTTTACTCAAGTTGTACCATCTGGTCCAGATATGTATAGAAATCAGCTATATTCAGGACTTTTAACAGCAATAAACTCTGCACAAAAAAGACTTTGGATTATAACACCCTACTTGATTCCATCTTTAGATTTATTACAATCAATAACTCTTGCTAAATGTCGAGGAGTTGATGTAAAAGTAATTACCCCTAAAAACTCTGACCATAAAATAATTAATCGAGCGAGATCTAGCTATATTAGAGATTTGTTGGCTCATAATGTAGAAGTTCATTTTACTAAAAAAATGATTCATGCTAAGGCTATACTTATAGATTCAAATATTGCGATACTTGGTTCTATTAACCTTGATAATCGAAGTTTATTTTTAAATTATGAAATAGCTACTTTTATATATACTCCTAGTGAAGTAAAAAAACTTTATTTATGGGCTCAAAATATACTTAAAGATGCAAGTCAAAACTCATCGCATTTACCAACTAAACGTAGTAGCCTAATAATTGAAAGTATTATGAAAATTCTTACACCATTGATGTAA
- a CDS encoding MFS transporter, with the protein MLKKEDFKTILLTSIGGMLEFYDFVIFGMFAIVLGKTFFPHEGSPALEALSAFTVFAVGYFARPIGGIFFGHIGDKFGRKKSFILTILLMGLASFLIALLPSYSSVGILATLLFVLLRIIQGAAIGGEIPSAVVFVKETLVKKGGLACGIIFCFINFGIFFAEITKVITTYFLSDQYAWRVAFMLGGIAAIISYFFRKEIHETETFLNKKTEYKIPLISLFQTEKLAILRAIAAISIFAMVVGFFSLYLPTYFKLNNIPNASSLILLNLFTFSIISIPAGYLADKFGPLRVLFVGGVGLLIFGSAFYYAIVTNSSYLLIIMLVNNIFMGLVVGVSANYASTLFTPGVRASGLGFGYNISFAVFNGAFLALASFGVAEGIMLTPLYLILSVIIVSLFILIFTSKACQNISI; encoded by the coding sequence ATGCTTAAAAAAGAAGATTTTAAAACGATTTTACTTACTAGTATAGGCGGAATGCTTGAGTTTTATGATTTTGTAATATTTGGTATGTTTGCAATCGTATTAGGTAAGACTTTCTTTCCACATGAGGGATCACCAGCATTAGAGGCACTATCGGCATTTACAGTATTTGCTGTAGGATATTTTGCTAGGCCTATAGGAGGTATATTTTTTGGTCATATAGGTGATAAATTTGGGCGTAAAAAATCTTTTATATTAACAATACTATTAATGGGGTTAGCTTCTTTTCTTATTGCGCTATTACCTTCTTATAGTAGTGTTGGGATTTTAGCTACATTATTATTTGTCTTGTTGCGTATTATTCAAGGAGCTGCAATTGGTGGAGAGATTCCTAGTGCGGTTGTCTTTGTAAAGGAGACCTTAGTTAAAAAAGGAGGTCTTGCGTGTGGTATTATATTTTGTTTTATTAATTTTGGAATATTTTTTGCGGAAATTACAAAAGTAATCACAACGTATTTCCTATCTGATCAATATGCTTGGCGTGTTGCTTTTATGCTTGGTGGTATTGCCGCGATTATTAGTTATTTTTTTAGAAAAGAAATACATGAGACAGAGACCTTTTTAAATAAAAAAACTGAATATAAGATTCCGTTAATAAGCTTATTTCAAACGGAGAAATTAGCAATCCTTAGGGCTATTGCAGCTATCTCAATATTTGCTATGGTTGTAGGCTTTTTTTCTCTTTATTTACCAACTTATTTTAAGTTAAATAATATACCGAATGCCTCTAGTTTAATACTATTAAACTTATTTACTTTTTCGATTATTTCAATTCCAGCGGGATATCTTGCAGATAAGTTTGGGCCATTAAGAGTGCTATTTGTTGGAGGGGTTGGATTGTTAATCTTTGGCAGTGCTTTTTACTATGCGATTGTTACAAACTCTAGCTATCTACTTATAATTATGCTTGTAAATAATATTTTCATGGGTCTAGTCGTTGGTGTAAGTGCAAATTATGCAAGTACTCTTTTTACTCCTGGTGTTCGCGCTAGTGGCTTAGGATTTGGTTATAATATTAGCTTTGCAGTTTTTAATGGAGCTTTTTTAGCTCTAGCAAGTTTTGGTGTGGCCGAAGGGATTATGTTAACACCATTGTATCTAATATTATCAGTGATAATTGTTTCTCTATTTATCTTAATTTTTACCTCAAAAGCATGCCAAAACATTTCTATATAG
- a CDS encoding Mrp/NBP35 family ATP-binding protein, whose translation MINIEKTLKRKVQKGQKLLPNIKNIILVASGKGGVGKSTVTANLAVSFAKMGAKVGVLDADIYGPSQPTLFDLKENPQTTDKKKIIPLERYGVKMISIGNLIDSESAVIWRGPIVSRALMQLLNDTNWEEIDYLFLDLPPGTGDIQLTISKNMPVTGAVVVTTPQDLSLIDARRAVAMFEKVDIKTLGVIENMSYYICPKCGNSDHIFGEDGAHLLCGKNNIEFLGNLPLHKDIRENADHGKPYVSLDKDDNINTSYMTVAENILNEIEKLPKASTLDSIGVKLEN comes from the coding sequence ATGATAAATATTGAAAAGACTCTTAAAAGAAAAGTTCAAAAAGGACAAAAGCTCTTACCTAATATTAAAAATATAATCTTAGTAGCATCTGGTAAAGGAGGAGTAGGTAAGTCGACAGTTACTGCAAATTTAGCTGTCAGCTTTGCCAAAATGGGAGCTAAAGTAGGAGTTCTAGATGCTGATATCTATGGTCCAAGCCAACCAACTCTTTTTGATTTAAAGGAAAATCCTCAAACTACAGATAAGAAAAAAATTATTCCTCTTGAACGTTATGGGGTTAAAATGATTTCTATTGGAAATCTTATAGATTCAGAATCTGCTGTGATCTGGAGAGGACCTATAGTTTCTAGAGCTTTAATGCAACTTTTAAATGACACTAACTGGGAAGAAATAGATTATCTATTTTTAGATTTACCTCCTGGTACAGGCGATATTCAGCTTACAATTTCTAAAAATATGCCAGTAACTGGAGCCGTAGTTGTAACTACTCCTCAAGATTTATCTTTGATAGATGCAAGACGCGCTGTTGCCATGTTTGAGAAAGTTGATATCAAAACATTAGGTGTTATAGAAAATATGAGCTACTACATTTGTCCAAAATGTGGCAATAGTGATCATATATTTGGTGAAGATGGTGCACATTTATTATGTGGCAAAAACAATATTGAATTTCTTGGTAATTTACCGCTGCATAAAGATATTCGTGAGAATGCAGATCATGGTAAACCTTATGTAAGCTTAGATAAAGATGATAATATTAATACAAGCTATATGACAGTAGCTGAAAATATATTAAATGAGATTGAAAAACTGCCTAAAGCAAGTACTTTAGATTCTATTGGTGTTAAATTAGAAAATTAA
- the dcd gene encoding dCTP deaminase, with protein sequence MSIKSDKWIKKMSQEHSMIEPFEAGQVKVANNEKIVSYGTSSYGYDVRCADEFKIFTNINSSIVDPKHFDNKNFVDFKGDVCIIPPNSFALARTVEKFKIPRDVLVVCLGKSTYARCGIIVNVTPLEPEWEGYVTLEFSNTTPLPAKIYANEGVAQMLFFQSDEQCETSYADKGGKYQGQEGVTLPKC encoded by the coding sequence ATGTCTATAAAATCAGATAAATGGATAAAAAAAATGTCCCAAGAGCATTCAATGATAGAACCTTTTGAGGCAGGACAAGTTAAAGTTGCTAATAATGAAAAGATAGTTTCTTATGGTACATCTAGTTATGGCTATGATGTACGTTGTGCAGATGAGTTTAAAATTTTCACAAATATTAACTCTTCAATAGTAGACCCAAAACATTTCGATAATAAAAACTTTGTTGATTTCAAAGGCGATGTTTGTATTATTCCTCCTAACTCATTCGCTCTAGCACGTACTGTTGAGAAGTTTAAAATCCCTAGAGATGTTTTAGTTGTATGTCTTGGTAAATCAACCTATGCAAGATGTGGGATCATTGTGAATGTAACACCTTTAGAACCTGAATGGGAAGGTTATGTAACATTAGAATTCTCAAATACAACTCCATTACCTGCAAAAATATATGCCAATGAAGGTGTTGCACAAATGCTTTTCTTCCAATCAGATGAACAGTGTGAAACATCATATGCTGATAAAGGTGGTAAATACCAAGGTCAAGAGGGCGTAACACTACCTAAATGTTGA
- a CDS encoding SH3 domain-containing protein encodes MSLKSFTTFILLFIVNVSLCLAANVPIEMFDLSKYSQDVNYYIPKSEKGYDKPLLTKPQQDKLLKKLISHSVGSDSPWSESFYKEYLQQNSLKEWATEQINDINNSKLPDDEKIYKENFRLFTNHEYQNIIKNINFDDIDNLHKYNVNNRAIVTRTAMGYSVPYDRPLFLNFTLPGQGYPFSNINVSSLNIGEAVYIISESKDKRWYLILSSSFYAWVKSNSISRISENKVKIWKSAFIKKSISVRRFETPVFNLDNKLVKNTYPGTILPVLENDNNYYKVLLPTQTKTGSLAFIDAKIIKHDATEIPTLTTPENFAKIIKETQGYPYGWGNQYFYNDCSSELRAIYQAFGIWLPRNSKDQYKAYSSLNLDQDTLEQRSQILLTKARPFLDFIYIKGHVMLYIGKTSNPYNPKQIVPATYQQVWGLKDKDNTKRSVIGESVFLPLLEKYPEDPTLESELKKQLFRVIQIA; translated from the coding sequence ATGAGCTTAAAATCTTTTACAACCTTTATACTATTGTTTATAGTAAATGTATCACTATGCCTTGCTGCTAATGTACCAATAGAGATGTTTGATTTATCCAAATACTCACAAGATGTAAATTATTACATTCCTAAGTCAGAGAAAGGATATGATAAACCTCTATTGACTAAGCCTCAGCAAGATAAACTTCTCAAAAAACTAATATCTCATTCTGTTGGCAGTGATTCTCCATGGTCAGAATCTTTCTATAAAGAGTATTTGCAACAAAATAGTCTAAAAGAATGGGCTACGGAGCAAATTAATGATATCAATAATAGTAAGCTACCAGATGATGAGAAGATTTATAAAGAAAATTTTAGACTTTTTACTAATCATGAATATCAAAATATTATTAAAAATATAAATTTTGATGATATTGATAACTTACATAAATATAACGTCAATAATAGAGCTATAGTTACAAGAACTGCAATGGGATACTCTGTGCCTTATGATAGACCATTATTTTTAAACTTCACATTGCCAGGTCAGGGATATCCATTTAGTAATATTAATGTTTCATCATTAAATATTGGTGAAGCTGTATATATAATTTCTGAGTCAAAAGATAAGCGATGGTATTTAATTCTTAGCTCTTCTTTTTATGCTTGGGTAAAATCTAACAGTATTTCTAGAATTTCAGAGAATAAAGTTAAAATTTGGAAAAGTGCTTTTATAAAGAAAAGTATATCTGTTAGACGTTTTGAAACTCCAGTATTTAATTTAGATAATAAACTAGTTAAAAATACTTATCCTGGAACAATATTGCCAGTATTAGAGAATGATAATAATTATTATAAAGTGTTGCTTCCAACACAAACAAAAACAGGAAGTCTAGCTTTCATAGATGCTAAAATAATAAAGCATGATGCTACAGAAATACCAACTCTAACTACACCTGAAAATTTTGCAAAAATAATTAAAGAAACTCAAGGTTATCCTTATGGTTGGGGAAATCAATATTTCTATAATGACTGTTCATCTGAATTAAGAGCTATATACCAAGCTTTTGGAATATGGTTACCAAGAAACTCTAAGGATCAATATAAGGCGTATAGTTCGTTAAATCTTGATCAAGATACTTTAGAGCAACGTAGTCAAATTTTATTAACAAAGGCGCGCCCTTTCTTAGATTTTATATATATAAAGGGACATGTGATGCTATATATTGGTAAAACTTCAAATCCATATAATCCAAAACAAATTGTTCCAGCAACTTATCAGCAAGTCTGGGGGTTAAAGGATAAAGATAATACTAAAAGATCTGTTATAGGTGAATCAGTTTTTTTACCATTATTAGAGAAGTATCCAGAAGATCCTACTTTAGAAAGTGAGCTAAAAAAACAACTCTTTAGAGTTATTCAAATAGCATAA